GGTAAGATCCTTCATACACTTTTTGGCCTGTAGTGCTATACAAACGAACGATCGCTTCTTTACCTTCTACATTAGCCAAATCTATTTTGAATGAACCTTTGTTAGGGTTAGGATAAATCGCCACAGATTTAGCTTTTACTTCTTTCACTCCAACAGGAGTAATCGCAAA
The sequence above is a segment of the Flexibacter flexilis DSM 6793 genome. Coding sequences within it:
- a CDS encoding T9SS type A sorting domain-containing protein gives rise to the protein FAITPVGVKEVKAKSVAIYPNPNKGSFKIDLANVEGKEAIVRLYSTTGQKVYEGSYHGLNGGQVVEVETEGLPTGMYLLNLEVEGQRFVGKVSIQQ